In the Helianthus annuus cultivar XRQ/B chromosome 11, HanXRQr2.0-SUNRISE, whole genome shotgun sequence genome, one interval contains:
- the LOC110903835 gene encoding DNA topoisomerase 2 — protein MTTENQQPNIPPTTKKTIEQTYQKKTQLEHILLRPDTYIGSIEKHEQTLWVWENDQMVKKTISYVPGLYKIFDEILVNAADNKQRDPKMDSVKVVIENETNSISVYNNGDGIPVEVHQEEGVYVPEMIFGHLLTSSNYDDSVKKTTGGRNGYGAKLANIFSTEFTIETADGKRNRRYKQVFTNNMGKKSEPVITKCKNGENWTMVSFKPDLKKFGMECLEDDVVALMKKRVVDLAGCLGKTVKVELNGKRVPPKTFEDYVKLYLQPSTDTLRIYEKVNERWEICVSMADGHFEQVSFVNNIATIKGGTHVDYITNQIANHLVTVVKKQNKHANIKAHNVKNYLWVFVNALIDNPAFDSQTKETLTIKHSSFGSTCELSLEFLKKVAKSDVVKRVMSWVQFKQQNDLKKTDGNKRGKLNIPKLEEANFAATSNSDKCTLILTEGDSAKALAMSGLSVVGQDYYGVFPLRGKLLNVREASPKQLQENAEIQNIKKILGLQHGKTYDNVKSLRYGHLMIMADQDHDGSHIKGLLINFLHSFWPSLLKVPEFVLEFITPIVKATNKKTKNVISFYTMPEYENWKENLGHKAREYKIKYYKGLGTSNGKEGAEYFADLEKHKKDFVWADDEDGDAIELAFSKKKIEARKNWLRALQAGTYFDSKEKHIPYRDFINKELILFSMADLQRSIPSMVDGLKPGQRKILFCAFKKPIFQEVKVAQFSGYVSEHSAYHHGEQSLVSTIIGMAQNFVGSNNINLLYPSGQFGTRQMGGKDHASGRYIYTRLSPITRHLFHKADELLLNFLNEDGQSIEPTWYIPIIPMVLVNGSEGIGTGWSSFVPNYNPRDIIANLKRLLNGEPMVPMDPWYKWFKGTIQKTTSKDTGYTTIGNVEEKEDENALSITELPIRRWTQEYKEFLEAASLSGKDKEPFIEEYNAHNDDTTVHFEVIMTASQMNKAKEEGLLKKFKLTTTLSTSNMHLFDANGVIKKYDTPEQILEDFFHLRLDFYEKRKVALLHELGKASLILENKVRFIREVVEGTIVVSNRKKADLCAELKVKGFTPLPKEAVLEASIAGAVDHVEGSDETEEEEGSGSPADVAAVEEEKSHVGTASKTIPGTEYDYLLSMAIGTLTYEKMKQLWHERDTKKAEFDELTNTPSKSLWLRDLNALSDQLDEQDKRDVKDEAERRKQQEKARAKGPGGGRNARKPPRKAVAKKTSVVIEPIETSTNSSTETGNVDVPAAAAKPRGQKKAPAKKKGKASVIDEDDEEIPSLADRMARQNLHSEQDNDEIVQLEDQLARHNIESSPDQSQEAPKKKAPAKRAAAKKKATVISDDEDEVEIDMSDDSDFEAAAAPPAEKKKGGRKPAAAKPPAAATKKRGPAAGGPSKTVKQTEVLKPATEVGPEKKVRKMRPSPFNKKSGSVLGRVSKKNDEEEDDDEMVVGESSGEAAAAAVVRPQRANRKKMTYVISDEEEEDEDVDDEVTEDSDFDDDDE, from the exons ATGACAACAGAAAACCAGCAACCCAACATCCCACCCACCACCAAAAAAACCATCGAACAAACCTACCAGAAAAAAACCCAACTCGAACACATCCTCCTTCGCCCCGACACCTACATCGGCTCCATCGAAAAACACGAACAAACCTTATGGGTCTGGGAAAACGACCAAATGGTCAAAAAAACAATCTCCTACGTCCCGGGCCTTTACAAGATCTTCGACGAGATACTCGTAAATGCGGCGGATAATAAACAACGAGACCCCAAGATGGACTCGGTTAAGGTGGTTATTGAGAATGAAACAAATTCAATAAGTGTGTATAATAATGGGGATGGGATCCCGGTTGAAGTGCATCAGGAGGAGGGGGTTTATGTGCCGGAAATGATATTCGGGCATTTGTTGACGAGTAGTAATTATGATGATTCGGTTAAGAAGACGACTGGTGGGAGGAATGGGTATGGGGCGAAGCTTGCGAATATTTTTTCGACTGAGTTTACGATTGAGACTGCAGATGGGAAGCGGAATAGGAGATATAAACAG GTGTTCACAAACAACATGGGGAAGAAATCCGAACCAGTCATCACAAAGTGCAAGAATGGCGAAAACTGGACGATGGTTTCATTCAAGCCCGATTTAAAGAAATTCGGGATGGAATGTCTTGAAGACGATGTTGTCGCATTGATGAAGAAGCGTGTAGTCGACTTAGCAGGCTGCCTTGGAAAGACTGTCAAAGTTGAACTAAACGGAAAGCGGGTCCCACCCAAAACATTCGAAGACTACGTAAAACTTTATCTTCAACCATCTACAGACACTTTAAGGATTTATGAAAAAGTTAACGAAAGATGGGAGATATGTGTTAGTATGGCAGACGGTCATTTCGAGCAAGTCAGTTTCGTGAACAATATTGCAACGATCAAGGGAGGGACACATGTCGATTACATAACGAATCAGATTGCGAATCACCTTGTGACGGTTGTAAAGAAGCAGAACAAGCATGCTAATATCAAAGCGCACAACGTAAAGAACTACTTATGGGTGTTTGTCAATGCTCTTATTGATAATCCCGCTTTCGATTCGCAAACAAAAGAGACTTTGACGATTAAACACAGTAGTTTTGGATCCACGTGTGAACTGTCACTGGAGTTCTTGAAGAAAG TGGCGAAATCTGATGTGGTGAAAAGAGTTATGTCATGGGTACAGTTTAAACAGCAGAATGATCTTAAGAAAACTGATGGTAATAAAAGGGGGAAACTTAATATTCCGAAACTTGAAGAGGCTAATTTTGCTGCGACGAGTAATTCGGACAAATGCACCTTGATTTTAACAGAAGGAGATTCTGCTAAAGCTCTTGCT ATGTCTGGATTATCCGTTGTGGGCCAAGATTACTATGGCGTCTTTCCATTGAGAGGTAAATTACTCAACGTGCGGGAAGCAAGTCCTAAACAGTTACAGGAAAACGCCGAAATTCAAAACATCAAGAAGATTCTCGGGCTGCAGCATGGTAAAACTTACGACAATGTCAAGTCATTACGATATGGACATTTGATGATCATGGCTGATCAG GATCATGATGGTTCACACATCAAAGGGTTACTGATCAACTTTCTTCACTCGTTCTGGCCATCTTTGTTAAAAGTCCCGGAATTTGTGCTTGAGTTCATTACCCCGATTGTTAAGGCTACTAATAAGAAGACTAAGAACGTTATATCGTTCTATACAATGCCGGAGTATGAGAACTGGAAAGAAAACCTTGGACATAAAGCAAGAGAATACAAAATAAAGTACTATAAG ggGTTGGGAACAAGTAATGGTAAAGAAGGTGCAGAGTACTTTGCCGATCTCGAAAAGCATAAAAAGGATTTCGTGTGGGCCGATGATGAGGATGGTGACGCGATAGAGCTCGCCTTTAGTAAGAAGAAGATCGAGGCCCGTAAGAATTGGCTCCGAGCTCTACAG GCGGGTACTTATTTTGATTCGAAGGAGAAGCATATCCCGTACCGCGACTTCATCAACAAAGAGCTTATTTTGTTTTCGATGGCGGATCTTCAAAGATCAATCCCGTCAATGGTGGATGGGTTGAAACCGGGCCAAAGAAAGATTCTTTTCTGTGCTTTCAAGAAGCCGATTTTTCAGGAAGTTAAAGTTGCTCAGTTTAGTGGTTATGTGTCTGAGCACTCTGCTTATCATCATGGTGAGCAGAGTCTAGTCAGCACCATCATTGGCATGGCACAGAATTTCGTCGGCAGCAATAATATTAACCTTCTGTACCCGAGCGGACAGTTTGGTACCCGTCAAATG GGTGGGAAGGACCATGCAAGTGGCAGATATATCTACACGAGGCTTTCGCCTATTACGCGTCATCTTTTTCACAAGGCGGATGAGCTTCTGCTTAACTTCTTGAATGAAGATGGGCAATCCATTGAGCCCACCTG GTACATTCCGATCATACCTATGGTTCTGGTAAATGGGAGTGAAGGAATAGGGACTGGGTGGAGTTCGTTTGTGCCAAATTATAATCCACGCGACATTATTGCTAATCTAAAACGCCTATTGAACGGTGAACCAATGGTGCCTATGGATCCATGGTATAAATGGTTCAAGGGAACCATTCAGAAAACAACATCAAAGGATACTGGATATACCACTATAGGAAATGTAGAAGAAAAAGAGGACGAAAACGCACTCAGTATCACTGAGCTGCCGATAAGGAGGTGGACACAAGAATACAAGGAGTTCTTGGAGGCTGCTTCGTTGTCAGGCAAGGACAAGGAGCCTTTTATCGAG GAATACAATGCTCATAATGATGATACTACGGTGCATTTCGAAGTTATAATGACAGCAAGTCAAATGAACAAAGCAAAAGAAGAGGGGTTGCTAAAGAAGTTTAAGCTAACGACTACATTAAGTACAAGCAATATGCACCTGTTTGATGCAAATGGTGTAATAAAGAAGTATGACACCCCTGAACAAA TTCTTGAGGATTTCTTTCACCTTCGTCTTGACTTTTACGAGAAGAGGAAG GTAGCTCTACTTCACGAGCTTGGAAAAGCTTCGTTAATCCTCGAAAACAAAGTGAGGTTCATTCGCGAAGTTGTTGAAGGAACGATTGTCGTAAGCAACAGAAAGAAAGCCGACTTATGCGCTGAGCTGAAGGTCAAGGGCTTCACACCATTACCAAAAGAAGCCGTTTTAGAAGCATCGATAGCAGGGGCAGTAGATCATGTTGAAGGAAGCGATGAAACCGAAGAGGAGGAAGGTTCAGGTTCTCCTGCTGATGTGGCGGCAGTGGAAGAAGAAAAGTCCCACGTGGGGACCGCCAGCAAAACAATCCCTGGAACCGAGTATGATTACTTACTGTCAATGGCGATTGGAACATTGACATATGAGAAGATGAAGCAACTATGGCATGAAAGGGATACAAAGAAGGCAGAGTTTGATGAACTTACGAACACGCCTTCTAAGTCGTTATGGCTGCGTGATCTTAATGCTCTTAGTGACCAACTTGAT GAACAAGATAAGAGAGACGTTAAAGATGAAGCAGAGAGAAGAAAACAACAAGAAAAGGCGAGGGCTAAGGGTCCGGGAGGTGGTAGGAATGCTAGGAAACCTCCCCGAAAGGCGGTCGCAAAGAAAACATCAGTTGTTATTGAACCGATAGAAACGTCAACTAATTCTTCCACGGAAACAG GTAATGTTGATGTTCCTGCTGCTGCTGCAAAACCAAGAGGCCAAAAGAAAGCTCCTGCTAAGAAGAAA GGTAAAGCCTCTGTAATCGATGAAGACGACGAGGAAATACCTTCGCTAGCGGATCGTATGGCCCGACAAAACTTGCATTCCGAGCAGGATAATGATGAAATTGTTCAACTGGAAGATCAATTAGCAAGACACAACATTGAATCATCTCCTGATCAATCACAAG AAGCTCCAAAAAAGAAAGCACCAGCTAAGAGAGCTGCAGCAAAAAAGAAAGCTACTGTGATATCTGACGATGAAGACGAAGTTGAAATCGACATGAGTGACGATTCTGACTTCGAAGCTGCAGCAGCGCCACCAGCGGAGAAAAAGAAGGGCGGTCGGAAGCCGGCAGCCGCCAAGCCGCCAGCTGCGGCAACAAAGAAGAGAGGGCCGGCTGCTGGTGGCCCCTCTAAGACAGTAAAACAAACCGAAGTTTTGAAGCCTGCAACTGAAGTGGGACCGGAGAAGAAGGTGAGGAAGATGAGGCCATCACCGTTTAACAAGAAAAGCGGGTCTGTGTTGGGACGGGTGAGTAAGAAAAACgacgaggaagaagatgacgatGAGATGGTTGTTGGAGAATCAAGTGGTGAGGCGGCGGCGGCTGCAGTAGTAAGGCCACAAAGGGCTAACAGAAAGaagatgacttatgtgattagtgatgaagaagaagaagatgaagatgtggATGATGAAGTAACTGAGGATTCTGactttgatgatgatgatgagtag